In the Nicotiana tabacum cultivar K326 chromosome 16, ASM71507v2, whole genome shotgun sequence genome, one interval contains:
- the LOC107819478 gene encoding protein NSP-INTERACTING KINASE 3, whose product MEGKWCMLWYVGLLVLTLMESSYASLSPTGINYEVVALTEIKKALHDPYNVLENWDVTSVDPCSWRMVTCSLDGYVSALGLPSQSLSGTLSPGIGNLTKLQSVLLQNNAISGPIPDVIGNLEKLQTLDLSNNKFEGEMPASFGDLRNLNYLRLNNNSLTGSIPQSLSNIEGLALVDVSFNNLGGPLPKISSRAFKVVGNPLICGQSSGNNCSAVYPEPLSFPPDSLGDKSGAGGKSHHVAVAFGASFGAAFLVIVVVALVLWWSYRHNKQIFFDVNEQYDPEVCLGHLKRYAFKELRTATDHFSSKNILGSGGFGVVYKGRLNNGTVVAVKRLKDYNAVGGEIQFQTEVELISLAVHRNLLRLWGFCSTESERLLVYPYMPNGSVAARLKDHIHGRPVLHWSRRKNIALGTARGLVYLHEQCDPKIIHRDVKAANILLDEEFEAVVGDFGLAKLLDHRDSHVTTAVRGTVGHIAPEYLSTGQSSEKTDVFGFGILLLELITGQKAVDFGRGANQKGVMLDWVKKLHQEKKLNLMVDKDLKNSFDRIELEEMVQVALLCTHFSPSHRPKMSEVLRMLEGDGLAEKWEASQKVETPRYRTSENTPKRYSDYIEESSLVVEAMELSGPR is encoded by the exons ATGGAGGGAAAGTGGTGTATGCTGTGGTATGTGGGGTTACTGGTTTTAACATTAATGGAGAGTTCTTATGCTTCTCTTTCCCCTACTGGCATTAATTATGAAG TTGTTGCTTTGACGGAAATTAAGAAGGCGTTACATGATCCTTACAATGTTCTGGAGAATTGGGATGTGACTTCTGTGGACCCTTGCAGTTGGAGAATGGTCACTTGTTCCCTTGATGGCTATGTTTCTGCTCT TGGACTACCTAGTCAAAGTCTATCTGGAACATTATCACCTGGAATAGGCAACCTCACTAAATTGCAATCTGT ATTGCTGCAAAACAATGCTATTTCTGGTCCTATTCCTGATGTGATTGGGAATTTAGAAAAGCTTCAGACACTTGATCTCTCCAACAACAAATTTGAAGGCGAAATGCCTGCTTCTTTCGGAGACTTGAGGAATTTAAATTATTT GCGATTAAACAACAATAGCCTCACGGGATCCATTCCTCAATCTCTCTCTAACATTGAAGGACTTGCTCTTGT GGATGTTTCTTTTAATAATCTTGGTGGCCCACTGCCTAAAATATCATCAAGAGCGTTCAA AGTTGTTGGAAATCCTTTAATTTGTGGCCAAAGTTCTGGGAACAATTGTTCTGCAGTCTATCCAGAACCGCTATCATTCCCGCCAGATAGTTTAGGAG ATAAATCAGGAGCAGGAGGTAAAAGCCATCATGTCGCTGTTGCTTTTGGAGCAAGTTTTGGTGCTGCGTTCTTGGTTATAGTAGTTGTCGCACTGGTTCTATGGTGGAGCTACCGGCACAATAAACAGATCTTCTTTGATGTCAATG AGCAATATGATCCAGAGGTATGCTTGGGTCACCTGAAAAGATATGCCTTTAAGGAACTGCGAACTGCAACTGATCATTTTAGCTCAAAAAATATTTTGGGGAGCGGAggatttggagttgtgtacaaggGCCGCTTAAATAATGGAACCGTTGTGGCTGTCAAAAGATTGAAGGACTACAATGCTGTCGGTGGTGAAATCCAATTTCAGACAGAGGTCGAGTTGATTAGTTTGGCTGTCCATCGAAATCTTCTCCGTCTTTGGGGTTTTTGCTCGACTGAAAGTGAGCGGCTTCTTGTTTACCCTTATATGCCAAATGGAAGCGTAGCAGCACGATTAAAAG ATCACATCCATGGCAGGCCAGTTTTGCACTGGTCAAGGCGGAAAAACATAGCATTAGGTACAGCAAGAGGGCTGGTATATTTGCATGAGCAGTGTGACCCCAAAATAATCCACCGTGATGTTAAAGCAGCCAACATTCTGTTGGATGAGGAATTTGAGGCAGTTGTCGGAGACTTTGGGTTGGCAAAGCTCTTGGATCACCGGGATTCCCATGTAACGACTGCTGTCAGGGGCACCGTTGGCCACATTGCTCCAGAATATTTGTCTACTGGTCAATCATCAGAGAAAACTGATGTGTTTGGGTTTGGAATCTTACTTCTTGAGCTAATTACAGGTCAGAAAGCTGTGGATTTTGGACGAGGGGCCAACCAGAAAGGTGTTATGCTTGACTGG GTAAAGAAGCTTCATCAAGAGAAAAAGCTGAACCTTATGGTGGATAAAGATTTAAAGAACAGCTTTGACCGGATTGAACTTGAAGAGATGGTTCAAGTTGCACTTCTATGTACTCATTTCAGTCCTTCTCATCGCCCAAAGATGTCCGAGGTATTAAGGATGCTGGAGGGAGATGGATTAGCAGAAAAATGGGAGGCTTCACAAAAAGTCGAAACTCCAAGGTACAGAACTTCTGAAAATACACCAAAAAGATATTCCGACTATATAGAAGAATCATCACTAGTAGTTGAAGCAATGGAGCTTTCAGGACCTAGATGA